A single genomic interval of Oceanithermus profundus DSM 14977 harbors:
- a CDS encoding 50S ribosomal protein L11 methyltransferase, which yields MHVFVLKGDFELLDAYVPRLFELGARGLEEKPGEVWAYFPERVELPLPGRWRELPDEDWLEAWKRDLKPVVAGPFVVLAPWHDWTSPERRIVLEPGMAFGTGHHATTRMALEALAGENPAGKRVLDVGTGSGILAIAAALLGAEALGVDTDASVVPVARENARRNGVAPEFRVGSVEAAEPPYDVVVANLYAELHAELAPAYARLLAPGGRAHLTGVLTGRAPRVRRALADAGLRPAGERREGEWALLSFER from the coding sequence GTGCACGTCTTCGTTCTGAAAGGCGACTTCGAGCTGCTCGACGCCTACGTCCCCCGGCTCTTCGAGCTGGGCGCGCGGGGCCTGGAGGAGAAACCCGGCGAGGTCTGGGCCTACTTTCCCGAGCGGGTGGAGCTGCCGCTGCCCGGCCGCTGGCGGGAGCTCCCCGACGAGGACTGGCTCGAGGCCTGGAAACGCGACCTGAAGCCGGTGGTGGCCGGCCCCTTCGTGGTGCTGGCCCCCTGGCACGACTGGACGAGCCCCGAGCGCCGCATCGTGCTCGAGCCCGGCATGGCCTTCGGGACCGGCCACCACGCCACCACGCGGATGGCGCTCGAGGCCCTGGCCGGCGAGAACCCCGCCGGCAAACGGGTGCTCGACGTGGGCACGGGTTCGGGCATCCTGGCGATCGCCGCCGCGTTGCTGGGGGCCGAGGCCCTGGGCGTGGACACCGACGCCAGCGTCGTCCCGGTGGCCCGGGAGAACGCCCGGCGCAACGGCGTCGCCCCCGAGTTTCGGGTGGGCAGCGTGGAGGCGGCCGAGCCGCCCTACGACGTGGTCGTGGCCAACCTCTACGCCGAGCTGCACGCCGAGCTGGCCCCCGCCTACGCCCGGCTGCTGGCGCCCGGGGGGCGGGCGCACCTGACGGGCGTCCTGACCGGGCGCGCCCCGCGGGTGCGCCGCGCGCTCGCCGACGCCGGGCTGCGCCCCGCGGGCGAGCGCCGCGAGGGGGAGTGGGCGCTCCTCAGCTTCGAGCGATGA
- a CDS encoding M20/M25/M40 family metallo-hydrolase, which produces MEGTNVVQLLQQLIRFDTTNPPGREAEAMRWVQGWLKDHGIDSELLARDPERPNLVARLRGRGEAPPILVYGHLDVVTTEGQDWSVPPFEGVERDGFVWGRGALDMKGAVAMYLASLVEAHAAGELAGDVVLALVSDEEAGGDYGASWLADEHPERFAGIKHALGEFGGFSLEIAGRRFYPVMVAEKQISWIELTFTGPAGHGSLIHKGGAMAKLGQALVALDKKLTPVHVTPVAERMFREIAAGLSGAARAGVLAALKPALTDRVLEALGEGGRLFQPLFHNTVNATIVTGGDKVNVVPAEVRLQLDGRLLPGFSPDDLIAELEQIIPVPFEARVVRHDPGPGEVDWSLYPLLKRTLEEADPGARAVPLLLSGVTDGRHFARLGIQTYGFAPMKLPPDLNFSRLIHAADERIPVEALEFGVQTLRRFFRDYGRG; this is translated from the coding sequence ATGGAAGGTACGAACGTCGTCCAGCTCTTGCAGCAACTCATCCGATTCGACACCACCAACCCTCCCGGCCGCGAAGCCGAGGCCATGCGCTGGGTGCAGGGCTGGCTCAAAGACCACGGCATCGACTCCGAGCTGCTCGCCCGCGACCCCGAGCGGCCCAACCTGGTGGCGCGCCTGCGCGGGCGTGGCGAAGCGCCGCCGATCCTCGTCTACGGCCACCTCGACGTGGTGACCACCGAAGGGCAGGACTGGAGCGTGCCGCCGTTCGAGGGCGTGGAGAGGGACGGCTTCGTCTGGGGACGCGGCGCGCTCGACATGAAGGGCGCGGTGGCCATGTACCTGGCCTCGCTGGTGGAGGCGCACGCCGCAGGCGAGCTCGCCGGCGACGTGGTGCTGGCGCTGGTGAGCGACGAGGAGGCCGGGGGCGACTACGGCGCGAGCTGGCTGGCCGATGAGCACCCGGAGCGGTTCGCCGGCATCAAGCACGCCCTGGGCGAGTTCGGCGGGTTCAGCCTCGAGATCGCCGGCCGGCGCTTCTACCCGGTGATGGTGGCCGAAAAGCAGATCAGCTGGATCGAGCTTACCTTTACCGGCCCCGCCGGCCACGGCTCGCTCATCCACAAGGGCGGGGCCATGGCCAAGCTGGGGCAGGCGCTGGTGGCGCTCGACAAGAAGCTTACCCCCGTGCACGTCACGCCCGTCGCCGAGCGCATGTTCCGCGAGATCGCCGCCGGGCTCAGCGGTGCAGCGCGCGCCGGGGTGCTGGCCGCGCTCAAGCCCGCGCTCACCGACCGCGTCCTCGAGGCGCTGGGCGAGGGCGGCCGGCTCTTCCAGCCGCTCTTCCACAACACCGTGAACGCCACCATCGTCACGGGCGGCGACAAGGTCAACGTGGTGCCCGCCGAGGTGCGCCTCCAGCTCGACGGAAGGTTGCTGCCCGGCTTCTCCCCCGACGACCTCATCGCCGAGCTCGAGCAGATCATCCCGGTCCCTTTCGAGGCCCGGGTGGTGCGCCACGACCCGGGACCCGGGGAGGTGGACTGGAGCCTCTACCCGCTGCTCAAGCGCACCCTGGAGGAAGCCGACCCCGGGGCGCGCGCGGTGCCGCTCCTGCTTTCCGGGGTTACCGACGGCCGCCACTTCGCGCGCCTGGGCATCCAGACCTACGGCTTCGCCCCCATGAAGCTGCCGCCCGACCTGAACTTCTCGCGCCTCATCCACGCCGCCGACGAGCGCATCCCGGTGGAGGCGCTCGAGTTCGGCGTCCAGACCCTGCGGCGCTTCTTCCGCGACTACGGGCGCGGCTGA